A stretch of the Luteimonas sp. JM171 genome encodes the following:
- the putA gene encoding bifunctional proline dehydrogenase/L-glutamate gamma-semialdehyde dehydrogenase PutA — MSASLLSVSPLASAPSRAGVTAAWSRDESTHLRELLEQARMPDADREAVQVAATDLVRRVRARALDQGAIEAFMQQYDLASEEGVLLMSVAEALLRIPDPDTTDALIRDKLGEADWRRHMGKSESILVNASTWGLMLTGELVELADETRRDVRGAFRRLISRVGEPVIRLAVRQAMRIMGHQFVMGRTIGDALARSRKGSNANFRYSFDMLGEAAMTAPDAARYMEAYRRAIDAIGAGGPFKDEISAPSISVKLSALHPRYEYAKRERLLEELVPRLLELAQLAKQRGIGLTVDAEEADRLELSMDVFAKAWMDPSLEGWHGFGIVVQAYQKRAPRVIDWTVELARAHGRRIPVRLVKGAYWDTEIKRSQVDGHRGYPVFTRKPNTDVSYLACARKLLEAADAVYPMFATHNAHTIAAVHRMARLWLPADAPRSDGHAWEFQKLHGMGDDLYAEVMPEDRLNVPCRVYAPVGQHEDLLPYLVRRLLENGANSSFVNRISDEAVSIEELVRDPIETVEAYAASPHPHIPLPVDLYRSQGVNRSNSMGINLNHDEDLRKLADEMAATPATWSARPLVPGADPSGEAIKVTSPADRRVEVGSWIPADEATVQRALANAVAAHPGWDATPAASRAAILEHAADQLEAQIGKFIAMCTREAGKTIPDGVAEVREAVDFLRYYAAQARTLFSPAALPGPTGESNSLHLGGRGVFVCISPWNFPLAIFIGQVAAALAAGNAVIAKPAEQTTLVGFEAVKVLHEAGVPQDVLQFVPGDGATVGTALTKDPRVDGVAFTGSTFTARAINRALAARDAAIGILVAETGGQNALIADSSALPEQLVRDVLASAFTSAGQRCSAARILFVQEDIADKVITMLAGAMAELQVGDPGLLSTDVGPVIDDEALKMLDEHAARMDKEAKLIAQAPARDGLEHGSYFLPRAWELKSLDQLDHEKFGPALHVIRWKSSQLDQVIDAITATGYGLTLGIHSRIDETVEHIVSRARVGNVYVNRNQIGAVVGVQPFGGRGLSGTGPKAGGPHYLPRFATEKTVTIDTTAAGGNATLLTMDE, encoded by the coding sequence GTGTCCGCGAGCCTTCTTTCCGTGTCCCCCCTGGCCTCGGCGCCCTCCCGCGCCGGGGTGACCGCCGCATGGAGCCGCGACGAATCCACCCACCTGCGCGAGCTGCTGGAGCAGGCGCGCATGCCCGATGCCGACCGCGAGGCGGTGCAGGTGGCCGCCACCGACCTGGTGCGCCGGGTGCGCGCGCGCGCGCTCGACCAGGGCGCGATCGAGGCGTTCATGCAGCAATACGACCTGGCCAGCGAGGAAGGCGTGCTGCTGATGTCGGTGGCCGAGGCGCTGCTGCGCATCCCCGATCCGGACACCACCGATGCGCTGATCCGCGACAAGCTGGGCGAGGCCGACTGGCGCCGGCACATGGGCAAGTCCGAGTCGATCCTGGTCAACGCCTCCACCTGGGGGCTGATGCTCACCGGCGAGCTGGTGGAGCTGGCCGACGAGACCCGGCGCGACGTGCGCGGCGCGTTCCGGCGCCTGATCAGCCGCGTGGGCGAGCCGGTGATCCGGCTGGCGGTGCGCCAGGCGATGCGGATCATGGGCCACCAGTTCGTGATGGGGCGCACGATCGGCGACGCGCTGGCGCGCAGCCGCAAGGGCAGCAACGCGAATTTCCGCTACTCCTTCGACATGCTCGGCGAGGCCGCGATGACCGCGCCCGACGCGGCCCGCTACATGGAGGCCTATCGGCGCGCGATCGACGCCATCGGCGCCGGCGGGCCGTTCAAGGACGAGATCTCCGCGCCTTCCATCTCGGTCAAGCTCTCGGCCCTGCACCCGCGCTATGAATACGCCAAGCGCGAGCGCCTGCTCGAGGAGCTGGTGCCGCGGCTGCTGGAGCTGGCGCAGCTGGCGAAGCAGCGCGGCATCGGCCTGACCGTGGACGCCGAGGAGGCCGACCGCCTGGAACTGTCGATGGACGTGTTCGCCAAGGCCTGGATGGACCCATCGCTGGAGGGCTGGCACGGCTTTGGCATCGTGGTGCAGGCCTACCAGAAGCGCGCGCCGCGGGTGATCGACTGGACCGTTGAACTGGCCCGCGCGCACGGGCGCCGGATCCCGGTGCGGCTGGTCAAGGGCGCCTACTGGGACACCGAGATCAAGCGCTCGCAGGTGGATGGCCACCGCGGCTACCCGGTGTTCACGCGCAAGCCGAACACCGATGTCAGCTACCTCGCCTGCGCCCGCAAGCTGCTGGAGGCGGCCGACGCGGTGTACCCGATGTTCGCCACCCACAACGCGCACACCATCGCCGCGGTGCACCGGATGGCCAGGCTGTGGCTGCCGGCGGACGCGCCGCGCTCGGACGGCCACGCCTGGGAATTCCAGAAGCTGCACGGCATGGGCGACGACCTCTACGCCGAGGTGATGCCGGAAGACCGGCTCAACGTGCCGTGCCGGGTGTACGCGCCGGTGGGCCAGCACGAGGACCTGCTGCCGTACCTGGTGCGGCGCCTGCTCGAGAACGGGGCCAACTCCAGCTTCGTCAACCGCATCAGCGATGAAGCGGTCTCGATCGAGGAGCTGGTGCGCGACCCGATCGAGACCGTCGAGGCCTACGCGGCCTCCCCCCACCCACACATTCCGCTGCCGGTCGACCTGTACCGCAGCCAGGGCGTCAACAGGAGCAATTCAATGGGCATCAACCTCAACCACGACGAGGACCTGCGCAAGCTGGCGGACGAGATGGCCGCCACCCCGGCGACCTGGTCGGCGCGGCCGCTGGTGCCGGGCGCGGACCCGTCGGGCGAGGCCATCAAGGTGACCAGCCCGGCCGACCGCCGCGTGGAGGTGGGCAGCTGGATCCCCGCCGACGAGGCGACCGTGCAGCGCGCGCTGGCCAACGCCGTGGCCGCTCATCCGGGCTGGGATGCCACCCCGGCCGCCTCGCGCGCCGCCATCCTCGAGCACGCCGCCGACCAGCTGGAGGCGCAGATTGGCAAGTTCATCGCCATGTGCACCCGCGAGGCCGGCAAGACCATCCCCGATGGCGTGGCCGAGGTGCGCGAGGCCGTGGACTTCCTGCGCTACTACGCCGCCCAGGCGCGGACCCTGTTCTCCCCCGCGGCGCTGCCCGGCCCGACCGGGGAATCCAACTCGCTGCACCTGGGCGGGCGCGGGGTGTTCGTGTGCATCAGTCCGTGGAACTTCCCGCTGGCCATCTTCATCGGCCAGGTGGCGGCGGCGCTGGCGGCCGGCAACGCGGTGATCGCCAAGCCGGCCGAGCAGACCACCCTGGTGGGCTTTGAGGCGGTGAAGGTGCTGCACGAGGCGGGCGTGCCGCAGGACGTGCTGCAGTTCGTGCCCGGCGACGGCGCCACCGTGGGCACGGCGCTGACGAAGGACCCGCGCGTGGACGGCGTGGCCTTTACCGGCTCCACCTTCACCGCGCGCGCCATCAACCGCGCCCTGGCCGCGCGCGACGCGGCGATCGGCATCCTGGTGGCCGAGACCGGCGGCCAGAACGCGCTCATCGCCGACTCCTCGGCCCTGCCCGAGCAGCTGGTGCGCGACGTGCTGGCCTCGGCCTTCACCTCGGCCGGCCAGCGCTGCTCGGCCGCGCGCATCCTGTTCGTGCAGGAAGACATCGCCGACAAGGTGATCACCATGCTCGCCGGCGCCATGGCCGAGCTGCAGGTGGGCGATCCGGGCCTGCTCTCCACTGACGTGGGCCCGGTGATCGACGACGAGGCGCTGAAGATGCTCGACGAGCACGCCGCGCGCATGGACAAGGAGGCGAAGCTGATCGCCCAGGCGCCGGCCCGGGACGGGCTGGAGCATGGCAGCTATTTCCTGCCCAGGGCCTGGGAGCTGAAGTCGCTCGACCAGCTCGACCACGAGAAGTTCGGCCCGGCCCTGCACGTGATCCGCTGGAAGTCGAGCCAGCTCGACCAGGTGATCGATGCCATCACCGCCACCGGCTACGGCCTGACCCTGGGCATCCACTCGCGCATCGACGAGACCGTGGAGCACATCGTGTCGCGGGCGCGGGTGGGCAACGTCTACGTCAACCGCAACCAGATCGGCGCGGTGGTGGGCGTGCAGCCGTTCGGCGGCCGCGGCCTGTCCGGCACCGGCCCCAAGGCCGGCGGCCCGCACTACCTGCCGCGCTTTGCCACCGAGAAGACGGTGACCATCGACACCACCGCCGCCGGCGGCAACGCCACGCTGCTGACGATGGACGAGTAA
- the gpmI gene encoding 2,3-bisphosphoglycerate-independent phosphoglycerate mutase, producing MPLFTGPNDVPDAANRPKPVVLLILDGWGHREDPRDNAIAQANVPNWRRLWDSRPTTLVHTEGGFVGLPDGQMGNSEVGHMNIGAGRVVYQELTRIDAAIESGAFFENPALVAACEEAIANDRVLHIMGLLSPGGVHSHERHIFAMLELAHRRGVPRVAVHAFLDGRDMPPRSARASLEALVAKCAELGNARVASVSGRYYAMDRDRRWERVTLAWDAIVNAQGERAADPLAALEAAYARGEDDEFVLPTVIDGAQPMSDGTSVVFMNFRADRARQLTAAFVQEDFDGFARRRLRLGSFVCLTRYDAAFEVPVAFEPDDLRNTLGEVLATHGMRQLRIAETEKYAHVTFFLNGGREEPFEGEERILVPSPKVATYDLQPEMSCPEVTDRLVEAIGSGRFDAIICNYANPDMVGHSGDLQAAIKAVEAVDAAVGRVVEATLARGGELLVTADHGNVEMMRDPETGQPHTAHTVGPVGLIYVGSRQASLREGGSLRDLAPTLLDMAGIPVPEEMTGRSLLQPA from the coding sequence ATGCCATTGTTCACAGGGCCCAACGACGTGCCAGACGCTGCAAACCGCCCCAAACCCGTGGTCCTGTTGATCCTGGACGGATGGGGCCACCGCGAGGACCCGCGCGACAACGCCATCGCCCAGGCCAACGTGCCCAACTGGCGCCGCCTGTGGGACTCGCGACCGACCACCCTGGTCCACACCGAGGGCGGCTTCGTGGGCCTGCCTGACGGGCAGATGGGCAATTCCGAGGTGGGCCACATGAACATCGGCGCCGGCCGGGTGGTGTACCAGGAGCTGACCCGGATCGACGCCGCGATCGAAAGCGGCGCTTTCTTCGAGAACCCGGCGCTGGTGGCCGCCTGCGAGGAGGCGATTGCCAACGACCGCGTGCTGCACATCATGGGTCTGCTCTCGCCCGGCGGCGTCCACAGCCACGAGCGCCACATCTTCGCCATGCTTGAGCTGGCGCACCGGCGCGGGGTGCCGCGCGTGGCGGTGCACGCGTTCCTGGACGGGCGCGACATGCCGCCGCGCTCGGCGCGCGCGAGCCTGGAGGCGCTGGTGGCCAAATGCGCGGAACTCGGCAACGCCCGTGTGGCCAGCGTCAGCGGGCGCTACTACGCCATGGACCGCGACCGGCGCTGGGAGCGCGTCACCCTGGCCTGGGACGCGATCGTCAACGCCCAGGGCGAGCGCGCCGCCGATCCGCTGGCCGCGCTGGAGGCCGCCTATGCGCGCGGCGAGGACGACGAGTTCGTGCTGCCCACCGTGATCGACGGCGCCCAGCCGATGAGCGACGGCACCTCGGTGGTGTTCATGAACTTCCGTGCCGACCGCGCCCGCCAGCTCACCGCCGCGTTCGTGCAGGAGGATTTCGACGGCTTCGCGCGGCGCCGGCTGCGCCTGGGCAGCTTCGTCTGCCTGACCCGCTACGACGCCGCGTTCGAGGTGCCGGTGGCGTTCGAGCCCGACGACCTGCGCAATACCCTGGGCGAGGTGCTCGCCACGCACGGCATGCGCCAGCTGCGCATCGCCGAGACCGAGAAGTACGCGCACGTCACCTTCTTCCTCAACGGCGGGCGCGAGGAGCCGTTCGAGGGCGAGGAGCGGATCCTGGTGCCCAGCCCCAAGGTCGCGACCTACGACCTGCAGCCGGAGATGAGCTGCCCCGAGGTCACCGACCGCCTGGTGGAGGCCATCGGGTCCGGCCGCTTCGACGCGATCATCTGCAACTACGCCAACCCGGACATGGTGGGTCACTCGGGCGACCTGCAGGCCGCGATCAAGGCGGTGGAGGCGGTCGATGCCGCGGTCGGCCGGGTGGTGGAGGCCACGCTTGCCCGCGGCGGCGAGCTGCTGGTCACCGCCGACCACGGCAACGTGGAGATGATGCGCGATCCTGAAACCGGCCAGCCGCACACCGCGCACACCGTGGGCCCGGTGGGGCTGATCTACGTGGGATCGCGCCAGGCCAGCCTGCGCGAAGGCGGCTCGCTGCGCGACCTGGCACCGACCCTGCTCGACATGGCGGGCATCCCGGTGCCGGAGGAGATGACCGGCCGCAGCCTGCTGCAGCCGGCCTGA
- a CDS encoding rhomboid family intramembrane serine protease has translation MFVSIPTHARPTLRWATPALFGLLWLAYLWASVYPDSVRHDLLLEWGTLSGGLAPGSVLHWSQPENWLRLLSALFLHADWAHLLGNLVFLLIFGLPAERVMGPWRFLALFLVGGAFANFAAALAIGTPDRLIIGASGAVSAIIGAYLALFPRARLGVVLPLGLFLEFVRAPASLLIGIWALLQVVFAYVGPAFGTVAWAAHVAGFVFGAVFALASRRAIARRLRRLQGY, from the coding sequence ATGTTCGTCTCCATCCCGACCCACGCGCGCCCGACCCTGCGCTGGGCCACCCCGGCCCTGTTCGGGCTGCTGTGGCTGGCCTACCTGTGGGCCAGCGTGTACCCCGACAGCGTGCGCCACGACCTGCTGCTGGAGTGGGGCACGCTCAGCGGCGGGCTGGCGCCGGGCAGTGTGCTGCACTGGTCGCAGCCGGAGAACTGGCTGCGGCTGCTGAGCGCGCTGTTCCTGCATGCCGACTGGGCCCACCTGCTGGGCAACCTGGTGTTCCTGCTGATCTTCGGCCTGCCGGCCGAGCGGGTGATGGGGCCGTGGCGCTTTTTGGCCCTGTTCCTGGTGGGCGGGGCGTTTGCCAACTTTGCCGCGGCGCTGGCCATCGGCACGCCCGACCGGCTGATCATCGGCGCCAGCGGGGCGGTCTCGGCCATCATCGGCGCCTACCTGGCCCTGTTCCCGCGGGCGCGGCTGGGGGTGGTGCTGCCGCTGGGGCTGTTCCTGGAGTTCGTGCGCGCCCCGGCCTCGCTGCTGATCGGCATCTGGGCGCTGCTGCAGGTGGTGTTTGCCTACGTGGGGCCGGCCTTCGGCACGGTGGCGTGGGCGGCGCACGTGGCGGGGTTCGTGTTTGGCGCCGTTTTCGCCCTGGCCTCGCGCCGCGCCATCGCCCGGCGGCTGCGCCGGCTGCAAGGTTACTGA
- a CDS encoding peptidoglycan DD-metalloendopeptidase family protein codes for MPVAGLRHALLLLAAALALAAMPAPAQDDQRQAEQRLQRVKKELEEVAAERRRLEGRRGEAARALREADERVAASTRALHETRARIEAEELALAELGARRGELAARLGSQREELAVLLRAAYAIGDHAALKLLLAQDRVGDANRMLAYHRYLQAEHAGRIQALAHELEELDAVETEIAERTAALETERERQAAQLAGLERERGERASQLAELEAQYGDRQEREKRLGRDAGALENVIEQLRAAAARAAAREAEERARAERAAHEAGDGRIRAPRRAPAQVARGAPIQVGGLGWPVAGSLLAGFNATMPDGRKSSGVLIGAPAGTPVQAVADGTVVFSEWMTGYGLIVIIDHGNGHMSLYAHNDALLREVGDRVSRGDAVASVGNSGGQGQPALYFELRRDGKPIDPSSWLQRR; via the coding sequence ATGCCCGTGGCCGGCCTGCGCCACGCGCTGCTGCTCCTGGCCGCCGCGCTGGCGCTCGCCGCCATGCCCGCGCCGGCCCAGGACGACCAGCGCCAGGCCGAGCAGCGCCTGCAGCGGGTCAAGAAGGAGCTTGAGGAAGTTGCGGCAGAGCGCCGCCGGCTGGAAGGCCGGCGCGGCGAGGCCGCGCGCGCGCTGCGCGAGGCGGATGAGCGGGTGGCCGCGTCCACCCGCGCCCTGCACGAAACCCGGGCCCGGATCGAGGCCGAGGAACTGGCGCTGGCGGAGCTGGGCGCGCGGCGCGGCGAACTGGCCGCGCGCCTGGGCAGCCAGCGCGAGGAACTCGCGGTGCTGCTGCGCGCCGCCTATGCCATTGGCGATCATGCCGCGCTCAAGCTGCTGCTGGCCCAGGACCGGGTGGGCGATGCCAACCGCATGCTCGCCTACCACCGCTACCTGCAGGCGGAGCACGCCGGCCGCATCCAGGCGCTGGCGCATGAACTGGAGGAGCTGGACGCGGTAGAAACCGAGATTGCCGAGCGCACCGCGGCGCTGGAAACCGAGCGTGAGCGCCAGGCCGCCCAGCTTGCCGGCCTGGAGCGCGAGCGCGGCGAGCGTGCCAGCCAGCTGGCCGAGCTCGAGGCGCAGTACGGCGACCGCCAGGAGCGGGAAAAGCGGCTGGGCCGGGATGCGGGCGCGCTGGAGAACGTCATCGAACAGCTGCGTGCCGCCGCTGCCCGGGCCGCGGCCCGCGAAGCCGAAGAGCGCGCCCGCGCCGAGCGCGCGGCCCACGAGGCGGGCGACGGCCGCATCCGCGCGCCCCGGCGCGCGCCGGCGCAGGTTGCGCGCGGCGCGCCGATCCAGGTCGGCGGCCTGGGCTGGCCGGTGGCCGGCAGCCTGCTGGCGGGCTTCAACGCCACCATGCCCGACGGGCGCAAGAGCTCGGGCGTGCTGATCGGGGCGCCGGCCGGCACCCCGGTGCAGGCGGTGGCCGATGGCACCGTGGTCTTCAGCGAATGGATGACCGGCTATGGCCTGATCGTCATCATCGACCATGGCAACGGCCACATGAGCCTGTATGCGCACAACGATGCGCTGCTGCGCGAGGTCGGCGACCGGGTGTCGCGCGGTGATGCGGTGGCCAGCGTCGGCAACTCCGGTGGCCAGGGCCAGCCGGCGCTGTACTTCGAGCTGCGCCGCGACGGCAAGCCGATCGATCCCTCCAGCTGGCTGCAGCGGCGCTGA
- a CDS encoding porin, translating into MNTQPRKHMLSALALAIAGIAAAGAAHGSAFELRENSVKAQGRAMAGSASAIGDASVVANNPAMMSTFDARTFQFDVTAIDLSFEFEGSGTAAAGSPLQQPLTGGDGGNAGDLTPVPAMSLIVPLSGDFEYLTLGAMVSVPFGLATEYDPDWMGRYHAVESDVRVIDLTLAASLELTERVSAGFGLIVQHSDVTLSNAIDFGSSLCANPATQPLCFQPDPVTGPYGPQKNDGFAEVSGTDTSIGWTIGLNMRPIDTLSLGYAYRSEVKHEVEGDADFTVPSEVAPILAATGQFVDTEGGATLVLPATHTFSATWQATDRLSLMGEARLTKWRSMEEVRIQFGNPLQPDSVENYNWHDSWFYSIGAEYALNDRWTLRGGVGRDESPVAFQHRTPRMPDEDRTWFAIGATWQATENWDITGAYTRIHIGDDPELDIVGGGARLTGAYDGGANLFGVSAQYRF; encoded by the coding sequence ATGAACACCCAACCCCGCAAACACATGCTGTCGGCGCTGGCCCTGGCCATCGCCGGCATCGCCGCCGCCGGCGCCGCCCACGGCTCGGCCTTCGAGCTGCGCGAGAACAGCGTCAAGGCCCAGGGCCGCGCGATGGCTGGCTCCGCTTCGGCCATCGGCGACGCCTCGGTCGTGGCCAACAACCCGGCCATGATGTCGACCTTCGACGCGCGCACCTTCCAGTTCGACGTCACCGCCATCGACCTGTCCTTCGAGTTCGAAGGCAGCGGCACCGCGGCTGCGGGCAGCCCGCTGCAGCAGCCGCTCACCGGCGGCGACGGCGGCAACGCCGGCGACCTGACCCCGGTGCCGGCGATGTCGCTGATCGTGCCGCTCAGCGGCGACTTCGAGTACCTGACCCTGGGCGCGATGGTGAGCGTGCCGTTCGGCCTGGCCACCGAGTACGACCCGGACTGGATGGGCCGCTACCACGCCGTCGAGTCCGACGTGCGCGTGATCGACCTGACCCTGGCCGCCTCGCTGGAACTCACCGAGCGCGTGTCGGCCGGCTTCGGCCTGATCGTCCAGCATTCGGACGTCACCCTGTCCAACGCCATCGACTTCGGCAGCTCGCTGTGCGCCAACCCGGCCACCCAGCCGCTGTGCTTCCAGCCCGACCCGGTCACCGGCCCGTACGGACCGCAGAAGAACGACGGCTTCGCTGAAGTCAGCGGCACCGACACCAGCATCGGCTGGACGATCGGCCTGAACATGCGCCCGATCGACACCCTGTCGCTGGGCTACGCCTACCGCTCGGAGGTCAAGCACGAGGTGGAGGGCGATGCCGACTTCACCGTGCCGTCGGAGGTCGCGCCGATCCTGGCCGCCACCGGCCAGTTCGTCGATACCGAGGGCGGCGCCACGCTGGTGCTGCCGGCCACCCACACCTTCAGCGCAACCTGGCAGGCCACCGACCGCCTGTCGCTGATGGGCGAGGCCCGGCTGACCAAGTGGCGCTCGATGGAAGAGGTGCGCATCCAGTTCGGCAACCCGCTGCAGCCCGACTCGGTCGAGAACTACAACTGGCACGACAGCTGGTTCTACAGCATCGGCGCCGAGTACGCGCTCAACGACCGCTGGACCCTGCGCGGCGGCGTCGGCCGCGACGAGTCGCCGGTCGCCTTCCAGCACCGCACCCCGCGGATGCCGGACGAAGACCGCACCTGGTTCGCGATCGGTGCCACCTGGCAGGCCACCGAGAACTGGGACATCACCGGCGCCTACACGCGCATCCACATTGGCGATGACCCGGAGCTGGACATCGTCGGCGGCGGCGCGCGCCTGACCGGTGCCTACGACGGCGGTGCCAACCTGTTCGGCGTCTCGGCCCAGTACCGGTTCTGA
- a CDS encoding DUF1820 family protein, translating to MSRPLYKVTFLSLGKVYELYARQVSSGSLWGFTEVGELVFDVHDGIVVDPTEERLRDEFGNTKVLHLPMQSVLRIEEVEKKGQSAIRDAASGEKVITPFPMPAKPR from the coding sequence ATGTCCAGACCGCTTTACAAAGTCACCTTCCTCAGCCTCGGCAAGGTCTACGAGCTGTACGCGCGCCAGGTCAGCAGCGGCAGCCTGTGGGGCTTCACCGAGGTGGGCGAACTGGTGTTCGACGTGCACGACGGGATCGTGGTGGATCCCACCGAGGAGCGCCTGCGCGACGAGTTCGGCAACACCAAGGTGCTGCACCTGCCGATGCAGAGCGTGCTGCGGATCGAGGAAGTGGAGAAGAAGGGGCAGTCGGCGATCCGCGACGCCGCCAGCGGCGAGAAGGTGATCACGCCCTTCCCCATGCCCGCCAAGCCGCGCTGA
- a CDS encoding S41 family peptidase translates to MRRLFPIAIACLLLAPLHAGEPPAQRVQETEPATAPPDQPPAQPEEDTPGPADAAEEETAPGEDPDAGLEAEADAGAEGSDSRVPLREIHRFVAVYNAVKEAYVDPVEDAELMQSAIRGLLLDLDPHSAYLSGDDARAFDESTTGAYGGIGVEVVRLPDGSMRVVAPIDDTPAARAGIRSGDVIIAVDGEPLTPASHDGAGPLRGAAGTSVSMTIMREDEAGPIEVTVEREEIRITSVRGRMLEPGYAYVRVSAFQVETANDFQRQVAELQQDGPLRGLVLDLRSNPGGLLTPAVQIADELLDEGRIVSTRGRHPISETEFSATAGDLLNGAPVVVIVDAGSASASEVLAGALGDHGRARIIGSRTFGKGSVQTVLPLDNGDSVKLTTARYYTPSGRSIQARGIDPDVVLQPDSQGPTLAMDRSEASLPGHLEGEEEGLPGAGAGDVLPGDGPIEAALEELKYMQPGAPPRPQPAPAAPDAGADGDSEAGTEPEAVTEAEQEAGPEPASDPEPEPESEPESESEPEPEPAP, encoded by the coding sequence ATGCGTCGTCTGTTCCCCATCGCCATTGCCTGCCTGCTGCTGGCGCCGCTGCACGCCGGGGAGCCGCCGGCGCAGCGGGTGCAGGAGACCGAACCCGCTACCGCGCCGCCCGACCAGCCGCCTGCGCAGCCGGAGGAAGACACGCCCGGGCCTGCGGACGCGGCCGAAGAAGAAACCGCGCCCGGGGAAGATCCTGACGCCGGGCTGGAAGCCGAAGCCGACGCCGGCGCGGAGGGCAGCGACAGCCGCGTGCCGCTGCGCGAGATCCACCGCTTCGTCGCCGTTTACAACGCGGTCAAGGAGGCCTACGTGGACCCGGTCGAGGATGCGGAGCTGATGCAGTCGGCGATCCGCGGGCTGCTGCTGGACCTGGACCCGCACAGCGCCTACCTCTCCGGCGACGACGCCCGCGCGTTTGATGAAAGCACCACCGGCGCCTATGGCGGCATCGGCGTGGAGGTGGTGCGCCTGCCCGATGGCTCGATGCGGGTGGTGGCGCCGATCGACGACACCCCGGCCGCGCGCGCCGGCATCCGCTCGGGCGACGTCATCATCGCCGTCGACGGCGAGCCGCTCACCCCCGCCAGCCACGACGGGGCGGGGCCCTTGCGGGGCGCGGCCGGGACCAGCGTTTCCATGACCATCATGCGCGAAGACGAGGCCGGGCCGATCGAGGTCACGGTGGAGCGCGAGGAGATCCGCATCACCAGCGTGCGCGGGCGCATGCTCGAGCCCGGCTACGCCTACGTGCGGGTAAGCGCGTTCCAGGTGGAAACGGCCAACGACTTCCAGCGCCAGGTCGCCGAGCTCCAGCAGGACGGGCCGCTGCGCGGGCTGGTGCTCGACCTGCGCAGCAACCCCGGCGGGCTGCTCACCCCGGCGGTGCAGATCGCCGACGAGCTGCTGGACGAGGGCCGCATCGTCAGCACCCGCGGGCGCCACCCGATCAGCGAAACCGAGTTCTCGGCCACGGCTGGCGACCTGCTCAACGGCGCGCCGGTGGTGGTGATCGTGGACGCCGGCTCGGCCAGCGCGTCCGAGGTGCTGGCCGGCGCGTTGGGCGACCACGGCCGGGCCCGCATCATCGGCAGCCGCACCTTCGGCAAGGGCTCGGTGCAGACCGTGCTGCCGCTGGACAACGGCGACTCGGTCAAGCTCACCACCGCGCGCTACTACACGCCCAGCGGCCGCTCGATCCAGGCCCGCGGCATCGACCCGGACGTGGTGCTGCAGCCGGATTCCCAGGGCCCCACGCTGGCGATGGACCGCTCCGAGGCTTCGCTGCCGGGCCACCTGGAGGGCGAGGAGGAAGGCCTGCCGGGCGCCGGTGCCGGCGACGTGCTTCCCGGCGACGGCCCCATCGAGGCCGCGCTGGAGGAGCTGAAATACATGCAGCCCGGCGCGCCGCCGCGCCCGCAGCCCGCGCCGGCCGCCCCTGACGCGGGGGCCGATGGCGACAGTGAAGCAGGCACCGAACCGGAAGCAGTCACCGAAGCGGAACAGGAAGCCGGCCCCGAACCCGCGTCAGACCCGGAGCCGGAGCCGGAATCCGAGCCGGAATCCGAGTCGGAACCCGAGCCCGAGCCGGCACCCTGA